The region CCGGCGACCGCGACATCAGCCAGATCCTGGTCGCCGTGGACGACGCCTATGACACCTCCACCGTGCAGGCGAGCCTGGAGGATCTGGTGCGCGAGCGACGGAAGATAAAGCCGGGCGCGGAGGATAATTTCAACGTCTTCGACACCAAGCAGATAAGCGACACGCTGACCGGCACTACCACGATATTGACGCAGATCGTCGCGGCGGTCGCGGCCATATCCCTGCTGGTGGGCGGCATCGGCATCATGAACATCATGCTGGTGTCGGTGACGGAGCGCACCCGTGAGATCGGCATCCGCCTTGCCATCGGCGCGGTCGCCCGCGAGGTGCTGATGCAATTCCTGGTCGAAGCAATCGTCTTGTCCTGCCTGGGCGGGCTGATCGGGCTGTTCCTCGCCCTCATCGCATCTGTCGCCATTGCGCCGCTGATGCAGGTGCCCTTCATCTTCGACCCGAAGGTGAACCTGATCGCCTTTCTCTTTTCGGCGGCGATCGGCGTGGTGTTCGGCTATTTTCCTGCCCGGCGCGCTGCCGCGCTCAATCCCATCGACGCGCTTCGGCATGAGTGAGGACCTGTTACAATTTCCGACACTTAAGTCCGCTGCCCGGCACAGCTTTGCGACAACTCCCGCCTAAATCTGTCTTCAACGCCGGACCATCGGCGCAAGGGATTTAAGCAAGGAGCACATGACATGATCAAGAAGCTGCTGATGAGCCTGGCCGCAACCACCATGGTCGCAAGCCCGCTGGTCGCCACGCAGGCGCAGGCCGCGCCCCACCGTGAGGTCCACCGCGTCGTGAAGCAGGGGCCTAATGGCCGCACCGTGGTCAAGCAAAAGACCGTGGTGCGCAAGAATGACCATCGCCGCTGGGCCAAGGGCCAGCGTTTCGACCGCCGCCATGCAGCCAATTATCGCGTGATCAACAACTATCGCGATTACCGCCTGAACACCCCGCCGCGTGGGTATCAGTGGGTCCGGTCGGGCAATGACGCCGTCCTGGTTGCACTTACCAGCGGCATCATCGGCGCTGTGATCGGCAGCGCCATCCGCTAATCATCCGCCACCATCAGGCGGACAAGCGCTCCGGGCTCTCTCTCCCCCGGGGCGCTTTTTCATGATCGAAGTTAAATACGAATTGGAAAGCGTTTCAGTGGCATAGCCACGCCGGGGGGCGTCTTCATTCGGGAAATATATGTCCTTGTACCAGATCATGTATATCAGCAGCGCCCAGGGGGCTGTCTCGGCGGACCAGTGCGCTGCAATCGCGCGTGCCGCGGGTGTCCGGAACAGGATGGCGGACGTCACGGGGCTGCTGCTGTTCAACGGCAAACGCTTCATCCAGGTTCTCGAAGGACCTCGCCTAGCCGTGGAAAGCACCTACGAACGCATCTGCCGCGACGAGCGGCACCGGGGCGTGGTGAAGTTGCGCGAATCCGTCATCGACGAACGCGAATTCGGCAATTGGGGCATGGCCTATGACGATCCCGCCCGGCCCTCCGACCGCCTGAAGGACAAAGTCGCTGCCCTGCTCGACCAGGCCAGCGCATCGACCCGCGCCCATTTCATCGGATCGGCGGAGATGCATCGCCGCTGACACCGGATCACAGGCCAGCATCCGCTTGCCTTTGGGCCATGTTTGCGCCATAGGCCCCGCTTCGCATGCCACGGGGGTGACTCGCGGCAGGCGATAGACTGTTTGAGACGACAGCCGGAGGGGCGTTCCACATGGGGTGGACGTCAGCGATCGGCCAACAGATGAGGCAATACCCATGGCTCTTTACGAGCATGTGTTCCTTGCGCGCCAGGATCTGGCACAGGCGCAGGTGGACGCACTGGCGGAAACCGCCACCAAGATCGTCGAGGATAATGACGGCAAGGTTACCAAGGTCGAGACCTGGGGCCTGCGCAGCCTCGCCTACAAGATCGCCAAGAACCGCAAGGCTCACTATGTGATGCTGAACATCGACGCCCCCGCCGGCGTCGTCGCGGAACTGGAGCGCCAGACCCAGATCAACGAAGACATCATCCGCTACATGACCGTCAAGGTCGATGAACTGGAAACCGGCCCGTCGGTCATGATGCGCAAGCAGGAACGCTCCGAGCGCGGTGATCGCGGTCCCCGTGGCGATCGTGGTGACCGTGGCCTTCGCGAAGATCGTGGCCCGCGCCGCGACCGCGAAGACGCCCCGGCTGGCGAATAAGGAGATCTGAAACATGGCACGCCCGTTTTTCCGCCGCCGCAAGAGCTGCCCCTTCGCCGCCAAGGATGCGCCGAAGATCGATTACAAGGACGTCCGTCTGCTCCAGGGCTTCGTGTCCGAGCGCGGCAAGATCGTCCCCAGCCGCATCACCGCGGTTTCCGCCAAGAAGCAGCGCGAGCTGGCCCAGGCCATCAAGCGCGCCCGTCACCTGGGCCTGCTGCCCTACATCGTGAAGTGAGGGAGTAAGACTCATGGAAATCATTCTCCTCGAACGGATCGAGAAGCTGGGCGCCATCGGTGACGTCGTCACCGTGAAGGACGGTTACGCTCGTAACTTCCTGCTGCCCAACAAGAAGGCGCTGCGCTCCAACAACGCCAACAAGAAGGTCTTCGAAGCCAACCGCGCGAAGATTGAAGCCGACAACGCCGCCCGCCGTGGCGACGCTGAAAAGGCTGCCGAAGGCGTCAACGGCAAGCAGATCGTCCTGATCCGCCAGTCGTCGAACGCCGGCCATCTTTATGGTTCGGTCGCCGTGCGTGACGTGGTCGAAGCACTGCATGCCGATGGCGTTACCAACGTCACCAAGGCGATGATCGTGCTGGAACGCCCGATCAAGACCCTGGGCCTGTTCGACGTCAAGGTCGCGCTGCACCCCGAAGTCCTGACCACCATTCAGGTGAACGTCGCACGCTCGCCCGAAGAGGCCGAGTTGCAGGCGCAGGGCGTGGACGTGATGGCCGACCTGTTCGAAAAGGACGAGAGCGGCTTCACCGAAGATTATGATCCGAATGCGGAGCCGGGCGAAATCGCCACGGAAACCGAAGAAGCCCCGGCCGAAGAAGCCTAAGCTTTCCAAGCGGACTGAAAAAGAAAGCCGCCCCTAGCCGGGCGGCTTTTTTTTTGGATCGCGGTGGAGATGGACGAGGACGACGCTGGCGGCCAGCCCCCCATCAGCCCCCTTTAATAGTCGATGCGGATATGCACCCTGGATTTGTCGACGCCCGCGTGCATGGCAATCTCGCCCTTTGCCGCGTCGATAACATCGTGAAGCTGCCGGGCGGGACGGGAAAGCAGGGCCGGATCGGACTGGCGCGGCGTCGCAGTCGCCTCACCCAGCACAAGCTGCTGCTCGGTCAGGCCGAAAACTTCCGCCAGCACGAGCAGGTTCTTGCGCCGCGGCATCGTCTTCCCCGTTTCCCATGCCCACAGTGAAGGTTTGCTGAATCCTGTCCGTTCCGACAGCTCGGTGCGGCTTATGCCGCGTTCCCGGCGCAGGCGACGTAATCGCTCCGGCAGCATTTCCCGTTGCTTGTCCGACGGGACATGATCGACCGGTCGGCCATCGCTGCGCATCGTGCCGCGCAACCGGGTCGCACTGACGGCGGCCTGGGGCAGCGCGTCGTCGAATCGGCATCCGAACAGCGGTTCATCCTGCCACACCACGCGGGCGGCCACCGCGCCTGCTTCGGGCAGGGTTACCAGCACAGCCTGGCCCTGTTTCAGCCGCGCTTTGGTCTCGATCAACATGCCAGCGGTCGAAATATCATGAACCATGACATCGGCCGACTCGCCGCCGAGCGCGCCGGGCAGCTCCAGCCGAATGGGCCAGCGGGCGGTTTCGCGCTGATCGCCGGATACTGACGATTGTTCGATAAATGGATCCTGGGTCATGCCATCATATTGGCACCGGTGGGTTTCCACCGCGTTAATGCCTGCATAAGCTTTGATCCGATCCGGGACATGGAAGTCATTCTTCCTTATCCTGCGGCCCGCCCATTCGAATGCCAAGCTAAAATGACAGCCCCCTTCCCTCAACGCCCTATCCTGCTCTATGGCGAAGGCCATATTTCCCAAGGGGAACGACAACTTGATCCTTGAGCTTGCCGCCGCCGCATCTGGCGCCATCCGTTTCGATCAGCTGGGTCTCAGCCCGGTTGCGCTGGACCTCGGCTTCTTCACGCTGAAATGGTACAGCCTCGCCTATCTGGCGGGCATATTGGTCGGCTACTGGTATCTGCTGAAACTGGTTGCCCAGCCCGGATCGCCCATGGCGCGCCGTCATGCCGATGACATGATCTTCTACGCGACGCTTGGCATCATCATCGGCGGGCGTCTGGCCTATGTCCTGTTCTACCAGCCGGAAATCCTGCGCAATCCGCTCGATATCCTGAAGCTGTGGAATGGCGGCATGTCGTTCCACGGCGGGGTCATCGGCGTGTCGCTGGGCGTGCTGTACATGGCGCGCAAGGAGCAACTGTCCTGGCTGCGCATCCATGACTATGTCGCCTGCTGTGTCCCCTTCGGCCTGTTCTTCGGTCGCCTCGCCAATTTCGTGAATGGCGAGTTGTGGGGCAAGGAAACCGATGTTCCATGGGCCATCATCTTCCCGACCGGCGGCCCATTCCCGCGCCACCCGAGCCAGCTTTACGAAGCCTTTTTCGAAGGTCTCGTCCTGCTCCTCATCCTTGGCTTCGCCTTCTGGAAAACGCGCGCGCGGTACAAGCCGGGCCTGCTCGTCGGCCTGTTCCTCTTTTTCTACGGGCTGTTCCGTTTCGGCATCGAATTTTATCGCGAGGCGGACGCGCAGCTGATGGAGTTCGCTGCGCGCACCGGCCTGCATATGGGCCAATGGCTGTGCGTGCCGATGATCCTGGGCGGCCTCTACCTTATCGTCACTGCAAAGGGCCGCCGCGTCCGCGTCGAACCGATCGCGGGAAGCGCGAGTGTCAGCTGAACAGCTGACGCTGGCAGAACGCCTCGCCCGGCAAATCAGTGCGGGCGGCCCCATTTCGGTCGCCCACTACATGGCCGAGGCGAATCAGCATTATTACGGCACCCGCGATCCGCTGGGCGCTGCGGGCGACTTCACGACCGCGCCTGAAATCAGCCAGATGTTCGGCGAGCTGGTCGGCCTGTGCCTTGCCGATGTCTGGATGCGGTCGGGCAGCAGGCCCAATGCGCTCTATGCCGAACTTGGCCCCGGACGCGGCACCCTCGCGGCGGATGCCCTGCGCGCCATGGCGAACATAGGCTTCACGCCCCCGCCGCACTTCGTGGAAACCAGCCCCAGCCTGCGCGAGCGGCAGCGGTCTATGCTGCCGACCGTCTTTCATCATGACGCGGTTGGCGGGCTGCCGGACAGCGGCCCACTGCTCGTCGTGGCCAATGAATTTTTCGATGCGCTGCCGGTTCGTCAGATCGTGCGCAGTGGCGATGAATGGCGCGAGCGTGTCGTCGTGCGGCCCGATAACGGGCAGCCCGGCCGGTTCGAAGCGATGCCCGGTTATCGCCGCGTCGAATCGGGCATTCCCGCCATCGCCACCGATGCGCCCGATGGCGCGATCCTGGAAATGCCGCTTGCAGGGACAGCCATCGCACTGGAACTGGCGCAACGGATCGCCCGACAAGGAGGCGCGGCGATCATCATCGACTATGGCTATGAAGGGCCAGCGGTTGGCGACACGTTGCAGGCCGTGCGCAACCATCAATATGCCGATCCCTTCGTAGAGCCGGGCGAGAGCGATCTGACCACCCATGTTGATTTCACGATGATCGGCAATATGGCGCGGCAGGCGGGGCTTCGCGTACTGGGTCCGGTAGGTCAGGGCGCGTTCCTGCGCCAGCTGGGCATCGATGCGCGGGCCGACCAACTGGCGCGCACGACTCCCGCGCGGGCGGCGGAGGTGGAAGCGGCGCGGCTGAGGCTGACGGCGGACGATGCGATGGGCACGTTGTTCAAGGCGATGGCGTGGGTCCACCCCGAATGGGTGGAGCCTGCCGGGTTCGAACTTTAACCCTCAATCTTCCTGATGATAACGGCTGAGACGCCGGATGAAGCCGATCAGGCCAGTCTGGCGGCTGCGCTTCATGCGTTCGGCGTGCAGGATGGTCTGGACGCGTTGGAAACAATCGTCCGCATCGACATTGCACAGCACATAGTCATAGCCGTCCCAGTGCGCGATTTCATTGGCGGCGCGGGACATGCGGCCTTCGATGACTTCCTCGCTGTCGGTAGCGCGACCACGCAGGCGGCGCTCCAGTTCCTCCATCGAAGGCGGCAGGATGAACACACGGACGACGTCGCCGCCCGCAATCTGGTGCAGTTGCTGCGCGCCCTGCCAGTCGATGTCGAACAGCACGTCGCGCCCGCTCTTCAGCATCGCCTCCACCGGCGCGCGGGGCGTGCCGTAGCGCTGGCCAAAGACATGGGCCCACTCAAGAAATTCCTGGTCCGCCGTCATCCGGCGAAATTCTTCCAGATCGACGAAATGATAGTCCTTGCCCTCGACCTCCCCAGGCCGCATCGGCCGCGTCGTCGCGGATACCGACATGGCAAGGTCGGGCTCTGCGGCCAGAAGCTTGCGCGCAATGGTGGATTTGCCCGCGCCAGAGGGCGAGGACAGAACGAAGAGCACGCCACGCCGCTTGAAATCGGGCGTCTCGATGGGGATGCTGTCGGCCATGGCCGCTAGTGACGCCGTGGAGCGCATTTGGCAAGAGGCCGCGAGGGGGACGATTCTTTGAGACACAAGGCCATCCGCAATCGCCGCGGTTATCTGACCGCCGCCGCCATCGTGCTGCTGGCCGGCGCGCTACTGTTCCTGATGGCCCGCCCACCAATTTGCTCCTGCGGCCATGTCGAACTATGGCATGGCGCGCTCGACAGCGGCAACAGCCAGCATATCGCCGACTGGTACAGCCTGAGCCATGTGATCCACGGCTTCCTGTTCTACGCCGCCGCGCATTTGCTGATGCGCCGCCAGCCGCTCGGCCCGCGCCTTGCCCTGGCCGTGCTGGTGGAGTGCGTATGGGAAATTTTGGAAAACTCGCCAATCATTATCGACCGCTATCGGGCGGCGACGATTGCCCTGGGCTATAGTGGCGACACGATCCTGAACTCGATGAGCGACATTGGCATGATGACGCTTGGCTTCCTGTTCGCAGCCCGCGCGCCGGTTGCGGTAACGGTCTGCGCCGGGATTGCGATGGAACTGGTTGCGCTGACGGTCATACGCGACAATCTTACGCTCAATGTGCTGATGCTTGCCTGGCCGATCGAGGCCGTAAAGATCTGGCAGTCGGCGCTTTAGGCCTTGGTTGCACCCGTTTTTCTCGCCTGCGCGATGGGCACTGGCTGGTCGCTCAGATCCGGCAGAGCCTTCACCGCGCGCTTGCGATCCACTTCCCGCTTGGCCTCATAAGCCTTTCCGGCCAGATAGGCACCCGTCACAAAGAGAGCGCCCATGGGGTGCCGCATGATCAGCCTTTTCGCGCCCATGCCAGCGACCAGCCCGACGACGCCCTTCTTGCCCGTCGCAGCTGCAACTCGCGCCGCAACGATCGCCGCGCCCAGACGCGCAGTCTTTCGCAGCAGGCCCGCCTTGCGCGGCGGGCGGACGGTCACAAGCGGCTGTTTGGAAGCGATCTTCTTCATATCGTTCTTAATGTATCGCACAACGGGCGGTTCCGCCAGTTCACACCATATTTTCCGGCCTGACCAGTCGGTCGAAACTCTCTTCATCGATCAGGCCCAGTGCAAGACCCGCCTGTTTGAGGGTCAACCCCTTTGCATGGGCGTGCTTTGCGATCTTCGCGGCGTTGTCATAGCCGATCTCCGGGGCGAGCGCCGTCACCAGCATCAGGGAGCGGTCAACCAGTTCGGCGATCCGCCCCTCATTCGCCTCCAACCCTTCGACGCAGCGCGCGGCGAAGCTGTCCATCCCGACGCTTAGCAGATGGACGGAGCGCAGCACCGCCGCGCCGATCATCGGCTTGAAGACGTTGAGTTCCAGATGCCCCTGAAGCCCGCCGACCGTGACCGCCTGATGATTGCCGATCACCTGCGCGGCCACCATCGTCAGCATTTCGCACTGGGTCGGGTTTACCTTGCCCGGCATGATCGAACTTCCCGGTTCGTTCGCGGGCAGATCCAGTTCGCCCAGCCCCGACCGTGGCCCACTGCCCAGCAGGCGAATGTCATTGGCGATCTTCGTCAGCGCCACGGCCAGCGTGGACAGCGTCGAGGAAAGGTGGACAAGCGGATCGTTGGAGGCCAGCGCCTCGAACTTGTTGTCGGCGGTGCGGAATGGCAGGCCAGTGATTGCGGCGATCTCCCGCGCAATGGCGACGTCGAAGCCATCCGGCGCGTTCAGGCCGGTGCCCACCGCCGTGCCGCCCTGAGCCAGCGCCATCATGCCGTGCATGACCGATGGCTCAATACGCTTGCGGCACCGATAGAGCTGATGCGCGTAGCCGGAAAATTCCTGACCCAGCGTCAGCGGCGTGGCGTCCTGCAAATGGGTGCGGCCGATCTTCACGATGCCGCCCCACGCCTGCGCCTTGGCGTCGAGCGCCTTGTGCAGGCGGTCCAGCGCCGGGAAAAGCTGGTCCACCGCCGCACGCGCTGCGGCGATGTGCAGCGCCGTCGGGAAGCTGTCGTTGGAGGACTGGCCCATATTCACATGATCGTTGGGATGGACCGGTGCCTTGCCGCCACGCTGGCCAGTCAGCGCTTCATTGGCGAGTCCCGCAATCACCTCATTCACGTTCATGTTCGACTGCGTACCGCTGCCGGTTTGCCAGATGACGAGCGGGAACTGATCGTCATGATCGCCCACCACCACGCTGTCGGCGGCCGCTTCAATCGCGTCGGCGATTTCGGAATCCAGCCCCTCCGCCCGATTGACCCGCGCCGCCGCCTGTTTGACGATGGCGAGCGCATGAACGACGCCAATGGGCATCCGCTCAGTGGAACCGAAGGGGAAATTTTCGATGCTGCGCTGGGTCTGCGCGCCCCAATAGGCGCTGGCGGGCACCTCTATGGCGCCGATGCTGTCGGTTTCGGTGCGGGTATCGGACAAGGCAACCCCCTTTTCAGGTTCAGGGAACGCCGCCAATCTGGGATGCGGACCGGCTATCCGCCAGCCTTTATTTCTTCTTGCCGAAGTCCACGGTGACGACATTGGAGCCGTCTTCGCTCTTTACCTGCGGCGCGTCGTTTTCTGCTTCCTCATGCGGTTCAGGCGATCCATCGGACTGCACCTGGAACTGAAGCGCGAAATTCACCGCCGGATCGACAAAGGCCGTGATCGCGGCGAAGGGAATGACGAGGTGCGCCGCCACCTGATTGAAGGTCAGGCTGACTTCGAAGCCATCGCTGCCGACCTTCAGGTCCCAGAATTTATTCTGGAGGACGATGGTCATTTCGTCCGGGAATCGATCCACCAACTGCTTGGGGATATTTACGCCCGGCGCCTGCGTCTTGAAGGTGATGTAGAAATGATGCGCGCCCGGCAGGCCGCCGGAACGCTCGACTTCGCCCAGCACGCGGCCGACCACGGCGCGCAGGGCCTCCTGCACGATTTCATCGTAGGGAATCAGGCTATCGGGCAGGTCGTCGCTCATGCTCCATTGTCCTAACGGCGCGGCGCGTCCGGTCAAGTGCGCCCCGCACATGCAACGCCACATTGCATGGCACCCCCACTTCGGTATAGGGCGCAGCCATGCGCACGGCCGAAATTCACCGCAACACTGCGGAAACGCAGATCGACGTGACCGTCAACCTGGACGGGTCCGGCGTCTATACCGTCTCCACCGGCATCGGCTTCCTCGATCATATGATCGAGCAGCTGTCGCGCCATTCGCTGATCGACATGGATGTGAGGACGGTCGGCGACCTGCATGTCGACCAGCATCACACGACCGAGGATACCGCGATCGCGATTGGCGAAGCGGTGGCCAAGGCGTTGGCGGACAAGCGCGGTATATCCCGTTACGGCACAGCCTATGCGCCGATGGACGAGACGCTGACCCGCGTGTCGCTCGACATTTCCGGCCGCCCATGGATCGTGTTCAAGGCTGACTTTACGGTCCAGCGCCTCGGCGAATGGGATACGGAGATGATCGAACACTGGTTCCACAGCTTCGCGCAGGCTGCCGGGATCACGCTGCATGTCGAAAATCTCTACGGCAGTAACAATCACCATATCGTCGAAAGCTGCTTCAAGGGGCTCGCCCGCGCGCTGCGGCAGGCGGTGGAGATCGACCCGCGCAAGGCGGACGCAATCCCCTCCACCAAGGGGATGTTGTGACCGCGCTTGCCCTCATCGACTACGGCGCAGGCAACCTTCATTCGGTTCATAACGCCCTGCGCAAAGCGGGGGCGCAGGACGCCGTCATCACCGCCGATCCGCAAGTGGTGGCAAAGGCGGACCGGATCGTCCTGCCCGGCGTCGGCGCTTTCCGCGCATGCATGGATGCGCTGTCCGCCATTCCCGGCATGATCGATGCGATGAACGAGGCAGTGGGCGATCGCGGCACGCCCTTCCTTGGCGTGTGCGTCGGCATGCAGCTTCTCGCCGATGCAGGCGAGGAGTTCGGGCGGCATCAGGGTCTTGGCTGGATTCCCGGCACGGTGCGGCTGATCGAGCCGACGGACCCGACGATCAAGGTGCCCCATATGGGCTGGAACAAGGTGGTGCTGAACGGCGCGCCGCCCCTGCTGGAACCGGGCGAGGCCTATTTCCTGCACAGCTATCATTTCGAAGCGGCCGATCCCGCCCATGTCGCCG is a window of Sphingobium sp. MI1205 DNA encoding:
- a CDS encoding RcnB family protein, which codes for MIKKLLMSLAATTMVASPLVATQAQAAPHREVHRVVKQGPNGRTVVKQKTVVRKNDHRRWAKGQRFDRRHAANYRVINNYRDYRLNTPPRGYQWVRSGNDAVLVALTSGIIGAVIGSAIR
- a CDS encoding DUF2585 domain-containing protein, yielding MARGREGDDSLRHKAIRNRRGYLTAAAIVLLAGALLFLMARPPICSCGHVELWHGALDSGNSQHIADWYSLSHVIHGFLFYAAAHLLMRRQPLGPRLALAVLVECVWEILENSPIIIDRYRAATIALGYSGDTILNSMSDIGMMTLGFLFAARAPVAVTVCAGIAMELVALTVIRDNLTLNVLMLAWPIEAVKIWQSAL
- the fumC gene encoding class II fumarate hydratase codes for the protein MSDTRTETDSIGAIEVPASAYWGAQTQRSIENFPFGSTERMPIGVVHALAIVKQAAARVNRAEGLDSEIADAIEAAADSVVVGDHDDQFPLVIWQTGSGTQSNMNVNEVIAGLANEALTGQRGGKAPVHPNDHVNMGQSSNDSFPTALHIAAARAAVDQLFPALDRLHKALDAKAQAWGGIVKIGRTHLQDATPLTLGQEFSGYAHQLYRCRKRIEPSVMHGMMALAQGGTAVGTGLNAPDGFDVAIAREIAAITGLPFRTADNKFEALASNDPLVHLSSTLSTLAVALTKIANDIRLLGSGPRSGLGELDLPANEPGSSIMPGKVNPTQCEMLTMVAAQVIGNHQAVTVGGLQGHLELNVFKPMIGAAVLRSVHLLSVGMDSFAARCVEGLEANEGRIAELVDRSLMLVTALAPEIGYDNAAKIAKHAHAKGLTLKQAGLALGLIDEESFDRLVRPENMV
- the rpsF gene encoding 30S ribosomal protein S6 is translated as MALYEHVFLARQDLAQAQVDALAETATKIVEDNDGKVTKVETWGLRSLAYKIAKNRKAHYVMLNIDAPAGVVAELERQTQINEDIIRYMTVKVDELETGPSVMMRKQERSERGDRGPRGDRGDRGLREDRGPRRDREDAPAGE
- the hisB gene encoding imidazoleglycerol-phosphate dehydratase HisB, which translates into the protein MRTAEIHRNTAETQIDVTVNLDGSGVYTVSTGIGFLDHMIEQLSRHSLIDMDVRTVGDLHVDQHHTTEDTAIAIGEAVAKALADKRGISRYGTAYAPMDETLTRVSLDISGRPWIVFKADFTVQRLGEWDTEMIEHWFHSFAQAAGITLHVENLYGSNNHHIVESCFKGLARALRQAVEIDPRKADAIPSTKGML
- a CDS encoding helix-turn-helix domain-containing protein; protein product: MTQDPFIEQSSVSGDQRETARWPIRLELPGALGGESADVMVHDISTAGMLIETKARLKQGQAVLVTLPEAGAVAARVVWQDEPLFGCRFDDALPQAAVSATRLRGTMRSDGRPVDHVPSDKQREMLPERLRRLRRERGISRTELSERTGFSKPSLWAWETGKTMPRRKNLLVLAEVFGLTEQQLVLGEATATPRQSDPALLSRPARQLHDVIDAAKGEIAMHAGVDKSRVHIRIDY
- the hisH gene encoding imidazole glycerol phosphate synthase subunit HisH, which gives rise to MTALALIDYGAGNLHSVHNALRKAGAQDAVITADPQVVAKADRIVLPGVGAFRACMDALSAIPGMIDAMNEAVGDRGTPFLGVCVGMQLLADAGEEFGRHQGLGWIPGTVRLIEPTDPTIKVPHMGWNKVVLNGAPPLLEPGEAYFLHSYHFEAADPAHVAAVTDHGGTLVAAVARDTIIGCQFHPEKSQTYGLSFLSRFLEWRP
- a CDS encoding BLUF domain-containing protein, which translates into the protein MYISSAQGAVSADQCAAIARAAGVRNRMADVTGLLLFNGKRFIQVLEGPRLAVESTYERICRDERHRGVVKLRESVIDEREFGNWGMAYDDPARPSDRLKDKVAALLDQASASTRAHFIGSAEMHRR
- the lgt gene encoding prolipoprotein diacylglyceryl transferase, which produces MAKAIFPKGNDNLILELAAAASGAIRFDQLGLSPVALDLGFFTLKWYSLAYLAGILVGYWYLLKLVAQPGSPMARRHADDMIFYATLGIIIGGRLAYVLFYQPEILRNPLDILKLWNGGMSFHGGVIGVSLGVLYMARKEQLSWLRIHDYVACCVPFGLFFGRLANFVNGELWGKETDVPWAIIFPTGGPFPRHPSQLYEAFFEGLVLLLILGFAFWKTRARYKPGLLVGLFLFFYGLFRFGIEFYREADAQLMEFAARTGLHMGQWLCVPMILGGLYLIVTAKGRRVRVEPIAGSASVS
- a CDS encoding class I SAM-dependent methyltransferase; this encodes MSAEQLTLAERLARQISAGGPISVAHYMAEANQHYYGTRDPLGAAGDFTTAPEISQMFGELVGLCLADVWMRSGSRPNALYAELGPGRGTLAADALRAMANIGFTPPPHFVETSPSLRERQRSMLPTVFHHDAVGGLPDSGPLLVVANEFFDALPVRQIVRSGDEWRERVVVRPDNGQPGRFEAMPGYRRVESGIPAIATDAPDGAILEMPLAGTAIALELAQRIARQGGAAIIIDYGYEGPAVGDTLQAVRNHQYADPFVEPGESDLTTHVDFTMIGNMARQAGLRVLGPVGQGAFLRQLGIDARADQLARTTPARAAEVEAARLRLTADDAMGTLFKAMAWVHPEWVEPAGFEL
- the rpsR gene encoding 30S ribosomal protein S18; translation: MARPFFRRRKSCPFAAKDAPKIDYKDVRLLQGFVSERGKIVPSRITAVSAKKQRELAQAIKRARHLGLLPYIVK
- a CDS encoding SspB family protein encodes the protein MSDDLPDSLIPYDEIVQEALRAVVGRVLGEVERSGGLPGAHHFYITFKTQAPGVNIPKQLVDRFPDEMTIVLQNKFWDLKVGSDGFEVSLTFNQVAAHLVIPFAAITAFVDPAVNFALQFQVQSDGSPEPHEEAENDAPQVKSEDGSNVVTVDFGKKK
- the gmk gene encoding guanylate kinase; the encoded protein is MADSIPIETPDFKRRGVLFVLSSPSGAGKSTIARKLLAAEPDLAMSVSATTRPMRPGEVEGKDYHFVDLEEFRRMTADQEFLEWAHVFGQRYGTPRAPVEAMLKSGRDVLFDIDWQGAQQLHQIAGGDVVRVFILPPSMEELERRLRGRATDSEEVIEGRMSRAANEIAHWDGYDYVLCNVDADDCFQRVQTILHAERMKRSRQTGLIGFIRRLSRYHQED
- the rplI gene encoding 50S ribosomal protein L9, whose protein sequence is MEIILLERIEKLGAIGDVVTVKDGYARNFLLPNKKALRSNNANKKVFEANRAKIEADNAARRGDAEKAAEGVNGKQIVLIRQSSNAGHLYGSVAVRDVVEALHADGVTNVTKAMIVLERPIKTLGLFDVKVALHPEVLTTIQVNVARSPEEAELQAQGVDVMADLFEKDESGFTEDYDPNAEPGEIATETEEAPAEEA